In Gambusia affinis linkage group LG08, SWU_Gaff_1.0, whole genome shotgun sequence, a single window of DNA contains:
- the olfml1 gene encoding olfactomedin-like protein 3A, producing the protein MVLLLLLSLCLTLGSVQSQGSPQDVFIIQYLERRLVQMEERLSLCEQNTVSATQKTYDLSSEVRGYLSTLSSLRSEVKSQVDSVSVRVDRVERELEYLENKIPTQSNIEMEEALLEQQIKAVELEQLKKKAKINVEKDCSTALSQVKSLKIVKKSGDPNGCWFKDPSEGSNKVYLFSGFRNNTILEYKSLKSFTKTSTPPVKEVQLPFYWQGTGHVIYNGFLYCHKADTPNELLKVDLLNGTVVDSTLLPGAGSLPVYSLNPNTYLDMAVDELGLWVIHADLEYGGNLVITKLDKVSLAVEYTWDTQCRSSDAEGAFLICGTLYVVYNTRYGGRSTIQCLYDIHDTIHSNESPVMFFPKRYTSHSSIHYHPGDKQLYAWDDGYQTIYKVETRSNAQVTSQ; encoded by the exons ATGGTTCTGCTGTTGCTTTTATCTCTGTGCCTGACTTTGGGATCAGTCCAGAGCCAGGGTTCCCCCCAAGATGTCTTCATAATCCAGTATCTGGAGAGAAGGCTTGTTCAGATGGAG GAGCGTCTCAGTCTGTGTGAGCAAAACACAGTGAGTGCCACCCAGAAAACCTATGACCTCTCCTCTGAAGTCAGAGGCTATCTGTCCACTCTGAGCAGTTTGAG aTCAGAAGTAAAGAGCCAGGTGGACAGTGTCTCTGTACGTGTTGACCGGGTGGAGAGGGAGCTGGAATATTTGGAGAACAAAATCCCCACTCAGTCTAACATTGAGATGGAGGAAGCACTTCTAGAACAGCAGATAAAAGCCGTAGAACTGGAGCAGCTGAAAAAGAAGGCCAAGATAAATGTGGAGAAAG ACTGCAGCACAGCTCTGAGTCAAGTCAAGTCTCTTAAGATTGTGAAGAAATCTGGAGATCCAAATGGATGCTGGTTCAAGGACCCCTCTGAAGGATCAAATAAG GTGTACCTATTCAGTGGATTTCGTAACAACACCATTCTGGAGTACAAATCTCTGAAGAGCTTCACAAAGACTTCCACACCTCCAGTAAAGGAGGTGCAGCTTCCTTTTTACTGGCAGGGCACGGGTCACGTGATCTACAATGGATTCCTTTATTGCCACAAGGCAGATACACCCAATGAACTACTGAAG GTGGATCTGCTGAATGGCACTGTGGTGGATAGCACCCTTCTTCCCGGAGCCGGCAGTCTTCCTGTCTACAGCCTCAATCCCAACACTTATCTGGACATGGCTGTAGATGAACTTGGCCTTTGGGTTATTCATGCGGATCTTGAGTACGGAGGAAACTTGGTCATCACCAAGCTAGACAAAG TAAGTTTAGCAGTGGAGTACACCTGGGACACACAGTGCAGAAGCAGTGACGCTGAGGGGGCTTTTCTGATATGTGGGACACTTTACGTGGTCTACAACACACGCTATGGAGGTCGCTCCACCATCCAGTGTCTGTACGACATCCACGACACCATTCACAG CAATGAGAGTCCAGTGATGTTCTTCCCAAAGCGCTACACCAGCCACAGCAGCATCCACTATCACCCAGGGGATAAACAACTGTATGCCTGGGATGATGGCTACCAGACAATATACAAAGTGGAAACGCGTAGCAATGCCCAAGTTACATCCcagtga